One Setaria viridis chromosome 3, Setaria_viridis_v4.0, whole genome shotgun sequence DNA window includes the following coding sequences:
- the LOC117849470 gene encoding K(+) efflux antiporter 2, chloroplastic isoform X1: protein MDLSRFASGVGPSRAAPRPGLQIGAAGNGFRTCSLRRPRHRGGGGGGNGNLMFSHALRGCATSGGGLFYLASKHGSPLGFRIRGRPPRCQGNDSLGYVDGPLEGTKGSGEVNDDEATSSDSDDEKGGGGREVDVDGLKEMLQRSRNELEVARLNSTMFEEKAQRISESAIALKDQADNAQRDVSAAVALVQEIISKEDDAKEAVQKSTMALSMAEARLQLAAEALEAKRGSVGPMEVSFEGVEEESLASAQEEIKDCRAVLSKCEEELRRIQEKKMELQKEVDRLTEVAEKALLDASKAEEDVANIMVLAEQAVALEMEAAQRANDAELALQKVEKAISSVDSVVELPSAADEQKKAEEDGVSEGYEYSSNGTDDISVRDELSNIERLMVGDLAVEGIEQLEPSREISDEASSDKTFVEPQKEADPDVDKPKQGKKQETERKEYTTLLKRSSRFFSASFFSSKVDGEFTPTSVFRGLMTSVQKQAPKLVLGIFLLGAGAFVLNRAEKSQLFQQQGITTSIGKVTSTTKPIVREIRQIPQRVKKLIELLPHQEVNEEEASLFDVLYLLLASVIFVPLFQKIPGGSPVLGYLAAGVLIGPYGLSIIRNVHETKAIAEFGVVFLLFNIGLELSVERLSSMKKYVFGLGSAQVLATTAAVGMIAHRFAAVPGPAAIVIGSGLALSSTAVVLQVLQERGESTSRHGRATFSVLLFQDLAVVVLLILIPLISPNSSKGGVGFQAIAEAMGMAAVKAVAAITAIIAGGRLLLRPIYKQIAENRNAEIFSANTLLVIFGTSLLTARAGLSMALGAFLAGLLLAETEFSLQVESDIAPYRGLLLGLFFMTVGMSIDPKLLLSNFPAISVILGLLIIGKTLLVTFVGRLFGVSTIAAIRVGLMLAPGGEFAFVAFGEAVNQGLLSPQLSSLLFLVVGISMAMTPWLAAGGQFLASKFEQHDVRSLLPAESETDDLQDHIIILGFGRVGQIIAQLLSERLIPFVALDVRSDRVAVGRALDLPVYFGDAGSREVLHKVGAERACAAAITLDTPGANYRAVWALNKYFPNVKTFVRAHDVDHGVNLEKAGATAVIPETLEPSLQLAAAVLAQAKLPMSEIQETINEFRNRHLSELTELCATSGSSLGYGFSRVMSMTKSKSVTSDDESETVDGALAI, encoded by the exons ATGGATTTGTCCAGGTTCGCATCCGGCGTCGGGCCCAGCCGCGCGGCCCCGCGGCCGGGTCTGCAGATCGGCGCCGCCGGGAATGGCTTCCGCACCTGCTCCCTGCGGCGACCGcggcatcgcggcggcggcggcgggggaaacGGAAACCTCATGTTCTCCCACGCCCTCCGCGGCTGCgccaccagcggcggcggcctcttCTACTTGGCTTCCAAGCACGGGAGCCCCCTCGGTTTCCGCATCAGAGGGCGCCCGCCGCGCTGCCAGGGCAACGACTCGTTGGGCTACGTCGACGGCCCGCTGGAAGGCACCAAGGGCTCCGGCGAGGTTAACGACGACGAGGCCACCAGCTCAGACTCCGACGAcgagaagggcggcggcgggagggaagTCGACGTGGATGGTCTGAAGGAGATGCTGCAGAGGTCGAGGAACGAGCTGGAGGTGGCCCGGCTCAACAGCACCATGTTCGAGGAGAAGGCGCAGCGGATATCCGAGTCGGCCATTGCGTTGAAGGACCAGGCTGACAATGCTCAGAGGGATGTGTCCGCGGCTGTCGCACTGGTGCAGGAGATCATCAGCAAGGAGGATGATGCCAAGGAGGCCGTCCAGAAGTCTACCATGGCGCTGTCCATGGCTGAGGCAAGGTTGCagctggcggcggaggcgctggAGGCCAAGAGGGGGTCTGTCGGGCCAATGGAAGTTAGTTTCGAAGGTGTGGAGGAGGAATCCCTTGCATCCGCGCAGGAGGAAATTAAGGATTGCCGGGCGGTTCTGTCCAAATGCGAGGAGGAGCTGAGAcgcatccaggagaagaaaatgGAGTTGCAGAAGGAAGTCGATAGACTGACGGAGGTCGCTGAGAAGGCTCTGCTGGATGCGTCGAAGGCAGAAGAAGATGTTGCCAATATAATGGTGTTGGCTGAACAGGCAGTGGCACTCGAGATGGAAGCCGCGCAGCGTGCGAACGATGCGGAATTGGCGCTGCAGAAAGTGGAGAAAGCTATCTCCTCGGTTGATAGCGTGGTGGAGCTACCATCAGCTGCTGACGAGCAGAAaaaagctgaagaagatggtgtTTCCGAAGGGTATGAGTATAGCAGCAATGGCACTGATGATATTTCTGTAAGAGATGAGCTGTCAAATATTGAGCGCCTAATGGTCGGTGACTTAGCTGTTGAGGGTATTGAGCAGCTTGAACCATCCCGTGAGATATCTGACGAAGCAAGCAGTGATAAGACGTTTGTTGAGCCTCAGAAAGAAGCTGATCCTGATGTAGATAAGCCAAAACAAGGGAAGAAGCAGGAAACGGAACGAAAGGAGTACACCACATTGCTGAAGAGAtcatcccgcttcttctcggcaTCTTTCTTCTCCTCCAAAGTTGATGGAGAATTTACACCAACATCTGTCTTTAGGGGATTAATGACGTCAGTGCAAAAACAGGCACCAAAGCTTGTTCTTGGGATCTTTCTTCTTGGCGCAGG GGCATTCGTCTTAAATAGAGCTGAGAAAAGTCAACTATTTCAGCAGCAAGGCATTACCACAAGTATTGGAAAAGTAACATCCACTACGAAGCCCATAGTTCGTGAGATACGTCAAATCCCACAGAGAGTAAAGAAGCTAATAGAGCTCTTACCTCATCAAGAG GTAAATGAGGAAGAAGCATCACTTTTTGACGTACTTTATTTGCTTCTGGCCAGTGTTATTTTTGTACCGTTATTTCAGAAAATACCTGGAG GCAGTCCTGTTCTTGGGTATCTTGCTGCTGGTGTCCTCATTGGTCCATACGGGCTCTCCATCATCCGTAATGTGCATGAGACAAAGGCCATTGCTGAATTCGGAGTTGTGTTCTTGCTATTTAACATTGGACTTGAG CTTTCCGTGGAAAGGCTAAGCTCAATGAAGAAGTATGTCTTCGGCTTGGGATCTGCTCAG GTGCTGGCTACTACTGCCGCTGTTGGTATGATAGCTCATCGTTTTGCCGCAGTACCAGGACCAGCAGCAATAGTTATTGGGAGTGGCCTAGCTCTGTCATCAACAGCTGTTGTCTTGCAA GTACTGCAAGAGCGTGGCGAGAGCACGTCACGTCATGGACGTGCTACATTTTCTGTGTTATTGTTCCAG GATTTGGCTGTGGTGGTCCTGTTGATATTAATACCCCTCATATCACCTAATTCTTCGAAAGGAGGG GTTGGTTTCCAAGCAATAGCGGAAGCCATGGGGATGGCTGCAGTGAAAGCCGTAGCTGCTATAACTGCCATAATTGCTGGAGGTCGTCTG TTGCTTCGGCCTATTTACAAACAAATTGCTGAAAATCGGAATGCTGAAATATTTTCGGCGAATACACTCCTTGTTATTTTCGGCACAAGTCTTCTTACAGCCCGG GCTGGGTTATCGATGGCACTTGGAGCCTTTTTGGCTGGTCTATTACTAGCAGAAACAGAGTTCTCCTTGCAGGTTGAATCAGATATAGCTCCTTACCGTGGGCTTCTGTTAGGACTTTTCTTTATGACG GTTGGAATGTCTATTGACCCAAAGCTGCTACTGTCAAACTTCCCAGCAATCTCTGTGATATTAGGTCTTTTGATAATTGGAAAGACATTGTTGGTTACATTTGTTGGTAGACTGTTTGGGGTTTCTACTATAGCTGCCATTCGGGTCGGCCTCATGCTTGCACCTGGTGGTGAGTTTGCTTTTGTTGCTTTTGGAGAAGCTGTCAACCAG GGTCTTCTATCCCCTCAATTATCATCATTGCTATTTTTAGTTGTTGGCATTTCAATGGCTATGACACCATGGTTAGCTGCTGGAGGCCAGTTTCTGGCATCAAAATTTGAGCAGCATGATGTGAGGAGTTTATTGCCAGCGGAAAGTGAG ACTGACGATTTGCAAGACCATATTATTATATTAGGCTTTGGACGTGTTGGGCAG ATCATTGCCCAGCTCCTGTCAGAGCGATTAATTCCTTTCGTTGCACTTGATGTTAGAAG TGATCGGGTAGCAGTTGGTCGCGCACTTGACCTTCCTGTATATTTTGGGGATGCTGGAAGCAGAGAG GTACTGCACAAAGTTGGAGCTGAGAGAGCTTGCGCTGCTGCAATAACTTTGGATACTCCTGGCGCAAACTACAGAGCTGTCTGGGCATTGAACAAATATTTCCCAAATGTGAAGACATTTGTTCGAGCACATGATGTTGATCATGGTGTTAATTTGGAGAAAGCAGGTGCAACGGCG GTTATCCCTGAGACCTTGGAACCAAGTCTTCAGTTGGCTGCAGCTGTTCTtgcacaa GCAAAACTTCCAATGTCAGAGATTCAGGAAACCATCAATGAGTTCAGGAATCGTCATCTGTCAGAGCTTACAGAG CTGTGTGCTACATCAGGAAGTTCTCTAGGCTATGGATTTTCAAGAGTCATGTCAATGACCAAATCGAAGTCTGTCACCTCCGATGACGAGAGTGAAACCGTTGATGGTGCACTAGCAATTTGA
- the LOC117849470 gene encoding K(+) efflux antiporter 1, chloroplastic isoform X2, which yields MDLSRFASGVGPSRAAPRPGLQIGAAGNGFRTCSLRRPRHRGGGGGGNGNLMFSHALRGCATSGGGLFYLASKHGSPLGFRIRGRPPRCQGNDSLGYVDGPLEGTKGSGEVNDDEATSSDSDDEKGGGGREVDVDGLKEMLQRSRNELEVARLNSTMFEEKAQRISESAIALKDQADNAQRDVSAAVALVQEIISKEDDAKEAVQKSTMALSMAEARLQLAAEALEAKRGSVGPMEVSFEGVEEESLASAQEEIKDCRAVLSKCEEELRRIQEKKMELQKEVDRLTEVAEKALLDASKAEEDVANIMVLAEQAVALEMEAAQRANDAELALQKVEKAISSVDSVVELPSAADEQKKAEEDGVSEGYEYSSNGTDDISVRDELSNIERLMVGDLAVEGIEQLEPSREISDEASSDKTFVEPQKEADPDVDKPKQGKKQETERKEYTTLLKRSSRFFSASFFSSKVDGEFTPTSVFRGLMTSVQKQAPKLVLGIFLLGAGAFVLNRAEKSQLFQQQGITTSIGKVTSTTKPIVREIRQIPQRVKKLIELLPHQEVNEEEASLFDVLYLLLASVIFVPLFQKIPGGSPVLGYLAAGVLIGPYGLSIIRNVHETKAIAEFGVVFLLFNIGLELSVERLSSMKKYVFGLGSAQVLATTAAVGMIAHRFAAVPGPAAIVIGSGLALSSTAVVLQVLQERGESTSRHGRATFSVLLFQDLAVVVLLILIPLISPNSSKGGVGFQAIAEAMGMAAVKAVAAITAIIAGGRLLLRPIYKQIAENRNAEIFSANTLLVIFGTSLLTARAGLSMALGAFLAGLLLAETEFSLQVESDIAPYRGLLLGLFFMTVGMSIDPKLLLSNFPAISVILGLLIIGKTLLVTFVGRLFGVSTIAAIRVGLMLAPGGEFAFVAFGEAVNQGLLSPQLSSLLFLVVGISMAMTPWLAAGGQFLASKFEQHDVRSLLPAESEKQPKIQENKKA from the exons ATGGATTTGTCCAGGTTCGCATCCGGCGTCGGGCCCAGCCGCGCGGCCCCGCGGCCGGGTCTGCAGATCGGCGCCGCCGGGAATGGCTTCCGCACCTGCTCCCTGCGGCGACCGcggcatcgcggcggcggcggcgggggaaacGGAAACCTCATGTTCTCCCACGCCCTCCGCGGCTGCgccaccagcggcggcggcctcttCTACTTGGCTTCCAAGCACGGGAGCCCCCTCGGTTTCCGCATCAGAGGGCGCCCGCCGCGCTGCCAGGGCAACGACTCGTTGGGCTACGTCGACGGCCCGCTGGAAGGCACCAAGGGCTCCGGCGAGGTTAACGACGACGAGGCCACCAGCTCAGACTCCGACGAcgagaagggcggcggcgggagggaagTCGACGTGGATGGTCTGAAGGAGATGCTGCAGAGGTCGAGGAACGAGCTGGAGGTGGCCCGGCTCAACAGCACCATGTTCGAGGAGAAGGCGCAGCGGATATCCGAGTCGGCCATTGCGTTGAAGGACCAGGCTGACAATGCTCAGAGGGATGTGTCCGCGGCTGTCGCACTGGTGCAGGAGATCATCAGCAAGGAGGATGATGCCAAGGAGGCCGTCCAGAAGTCTACCATGGCGCTGTCCATGGCTGAGGCAAGGTTGCagctggcggcggaggcgctggAGGCCAAGAGGGGGTCTGTCGGGCCAATGGAAGTTAGTTTCGAAGGTGTGGAGGAGGAATCCCTTGCATCCGCGCAGGAGGAAATTAAGGATTGCCGGGCGGTTCTGTCCAAATGCGAGGAGGAGCTGAGAcgcatccaggagaagaaaatgGAGTTGCAGAAGGAAGTCGATAGACTGACGGAGGTCGCTGAGAAGGCTCTGCTGGATGCGTCGAAGGCAGAAGAAGATGTTGCCAATATAATGGTGTTGGCTGAACAGGCAGTGGCACTCGAGATGGAAGCCGCGCAGCGTGCGAACGATGCGGAATTGGCGCTGCAGAAAGTGGAGAAAGCTATCTCCTCGGTTGATAGCGTGGTGGAGCTACCATCAGCTGCTGACGAGCAGAAaaaagctgaagaagatggtgtTTCCGAAGGGTATGAGTATAGCAGCAATGGCACTGATGATATTTCTGTAAGAGATGAGCTGTCAAATATTGAGCGCCTAATGGTCGGTGACTTAGCTGTTGAGGGTATTGAGCAGCTTGAACCATCCCGTGAGATATCTGACGAAGCAAGCAGTGATAAGACGTTTGTTGAGCCTCAGAAAGAAGCTGATCCTGATGTAGATAAGCCAAAACAAGGGAAGAAGCAGGAAACGGAACGAAAGGAGTACACCACATTGCTGAAGAGAtcatcccgcttcttctcggcaTCTTTCTTCTCCTCCAAAGTTGATGGAGAATTTACACCAACATCTGTCTTTAGGGGATTAATGACGTCAGTGCAAAAACAGGCACCAAAGCTTGTTCTTGGGATCTTTCTTCTTGGCGCAGG GGCATTCGTCTTAAATAGAGCTGAGAAAAGTCAACTATTTCAGCAGCAAGGCATTACCACAAGTATTGGAAAAGTAACATCCACTACGAAGCCCATAGTTCGTGAGATACGTCAAATCCCACAGAGAGTAAAGAAGCTAATAGAGCTCTTACCTCATCAAGAG GTAAATGAGGAAGAAGCATCACTTTTTGACGTACTTTATTTGCTTCTGGCCAGTGTTATTTTTGTACCGTTATTTCAGAAAATACCTGGAG GCAGTCCTGTTCTTGGGTATCTTGCTGCTGGTGTCCTCATTGGTCCATACGGGCTCTCCATCATCCGTAATGTGCATGAGACAAAGGCCATTGCTGAATTCGGAGTTGTGTTCTTGCTATTTAACATTGGACTTGAG CTTTCCGTGGAAAGGCTAAGCTCAATGAAGAAGTATGTCTTCGGCTTGGGATCTGCTCAG GTGCTGGCTACTACTGCCGCTGTTGGTATGATAGCTCATCGTTTTGCCGCAGTACCAGGACCAGCAGCAATAGTTATTGGGAGTGGCCTAGCTCTGTCATCAACAGCTGTTGTCTTGCAA GTACTGCAAGAGCGTGGCGAGAGCACGTCACGTCATGGACGTGCTACATTTTCTGTGTTATTGTTCCAG GATTTGGCTGTGGTGGTCCTGTTGATATTAATACCCCTCATATCACCTAATTCTTCGAAAGGAGGG GTTGGTTTCCAAGCAATAGCGGAAGCCATGGGGATGGCTGCAGTGAAAGCCGTAGCTGCTATAACTGCCATAATTGCTGGAGGTCGTCTG TTGCTTCGGCCTATTTACAAACAAATTGCTGAAAATCGGAATGCTGAAATATTTTCGGCGAATACACTCCTTGTTATTTTCGGCACAAGTCTTCTTACAGCCCGG GCTGGGTTATCGATGGCACTTGGAGCCTTTTTGGCTGGTCTATTACTAGCAGAAACAGAGTTCTCCTTGCAGGTTGAATCAGATATAGCTCCTTACCGTGGGCTTCTGTTAGGACTTTTCTTTATGACG GTTGGAATGTCTATTGACCCAAAGCTGCTACTGTCAAACTTCCCAGCAATCTCTGTGATATTAGGTCTTTTGATAATTGGAAAGACATTGTTGGTTACATTTGTTGGTAGACTGTTTGGGGTTTCTACTATAGCTGCCATTCGGGTCGGCCTCATGCTTGCACCTGGTGGTGAGTTTGCTTTTGTTGCTTTTGGAGAAGCTGTCAACCAG GGTCTTCTATCCCCTCAATTATCATCATTGCTATTTTTAGTTGTTGGCATTTCAATGGCTATGACACCATGGTTAGCTGCTGGAGGCCAGTTTCTGGCATCAAAATTTGAGCAGCATGATGTGAGGAGTTTATTGCCAGCGGAAAGTGAG AAACAACCAAagatacaagaaaataaaaaggccTAA